A single region of the Halopiger xanaduensis SH-6 genome encodes:
- a CDS encoding 30S ribosomal protein S17: MAIGLDVETPPEPENPEEYDYEKCPFYGELSVRGQVLEGTVVSTDMEKTVVVEREYDVAVPKYNRYMKRRSRIPAHVPGVLEPLSVGDTVKIAETRPLSKTKSHVVVEVTEEATAEDVADLTGQAEPEPELSAEDFATDEEGEE, translated from the coding sequence ATGGCAATTGGACTAGACGTTGAAACCCCTCCGGAACCAGAAAACCCGGAGGAATACGACTACGAGAAGTGTCCGTTCTACGGCGAGCTCTCCGTTCGAGGCCAAGTCCTCGAGGGGACCGTCGTGTCGACGGACATGGAGAAGACCGTGGTCGTCGAGCGAGAGTACGACGTGGCTGTACCGAAGTATAACCGGTACATGAAGCGTCGCTCGCGCATCCCGGCCCACGTGCCGGGCGTGCTCGAGCCGCTCTCGGTCGGTGACACGGTCAAGATCGCAGAGACCCGACCACTGTCGAAGACCAAATCGCACGTGGTCGTCGAAGTAACCGAAGAGGCAACCGCGGAGGACGTCGCCGACCTCACCGGCCAGGCCGAACCCGAGCCGGAGCTGTCGGCCGAGGACTTCGCGACCGACGAGGAGGGTGAGGAATAA
- a CDS encoding ribonuclease P protein component 1, with the protein MALTPETLPRHELNGLPVRVVESTDDSRVGIAGRVVIETTKTLSIEIRNDGESRVITVPKSGSTFEFAITDDAADSAKGSGTASKLADTQPSAAGNGEEDRAAGDTDSHRGDPEGDRRAAGEGAAYVTVDGSRLLSRPARRTETNGDSPWQLD; encoded by the coding sequence ATGGCACTGACACCCGAGACCCTGCCGCGACACGAACTCAACGGACTCCCGGTCCGCGTCGTCGAGAGTACCGACGACTCGCGGGTCGGGATAGCCGGTCGTGTCGTAATCGAGACGACGAAGACGTTGTCCATTGAGATTCGAAACGACGGCGAGTCTCGGGTTATCACGGTGCCGAAATCGGGCTCGACGTTCGAGTTCGCGATCACAGATGACGCCGCCGACTCCGCCAAGGGGTCGGGGACCGCGTCCAAACTGGCCGACACTCAACCCTCTGCCGCCGGAAACGGCGAGGAGGACCGGGCTGCCGGCGATACCGACAGCCATCGCGGCGATCCCGAAGGGGACCGCCGCGCAGCTGGCGAGGGCGCGGCCTACGTTACGGTCGATGGATCGCGATTGCTCTCACGACCCGCCCGACGCACGGAAACGAATGGTGATTCACCATGGCAATTGGACTAG
- the rpmC gene encoding 50S ribosomal protein L29 codes for MAILHVEEIRDMTPAERQEELEELETELLNSKSVLAAGGAPENPGRIGELRRTIARIKTVQREEGDLEDEADD; via the coding sequence ATGGCGATCCTGCACGTCGAAGAGATCCGCGACATGACCCCTGCCGAACGGCAGGAGGAACTCGAGGAACTCGAGACCGAACTGCTGAACTCGAAGTCCGTCCTCGCCGCCGGTGGCGCCCCGGAGAACCCGGGCCGCATCGGCGAGCTGCGTCGCACCATCGCGCGGATCAAGACGGTCCAGCGCGAGGAAGGCGACCTCGAGGACGAAGCGGACGACTAA
- a CDS encoding 30S ribosomal protein S3, with amino-acid sequence MADEQQFIENGLQRSQIDEFFQEELGRAGYGGMEVAKTPMGTQIVLKAEKPGMVIGKGGENIRKVTTALEEKFNLEDPQVDVQEVDEPDLNARIVADRLANALERGWYFRKAGHTTIDRIMEAGALGAEIVLSGKVTGARSRVEKFNRGYIKHNGEPAEEIVDEGQATAVMKLGTIGVTVKIIPPGAELPDDFEVSEDVDPEELVPEAVEANEAEGVEELLEGEPEEADAEAAETEASEPEAPSDEAEVDEEVVEEVIEEEVDADADEEFEEVDVPEGDEDVEEELDELEEDVEAEAEELVEEMESESDEGDEEDEGGDA; translated from the coding sequence ATGGCTGACGAACAACAATTCATCGAGAACGGCCTGCAGCGGTCCCAGATAGACGAGTTCTTCCAGGAAGAACTCGGCCGCGCAGGCTACGGTGGCATGGAGGTCGCCAAGACGCCGATGGGCACCCAGATCGTCCTCAAGGCCGAGAAGCCCGGGATGGTCATCGGTAAGGGCGGCGAGAACATCCGGAAGGTCACGACCGCGCTCGAGGAGAAGTTCAACCTCGAGGACCCGCAGGTCGACGTGCAGGAGGTCGACGAACCCGACCTCAACGCACGGATCGTGGCCGACCGGCTGGCCAACGCACTCGAGCGCGGTTGGTACTTCCGCAAGGCCGGTCACACGACGATCGACCGGATCATGGAAGCCGGCGCGCTCGGCGCCGAGATCGTCCTCTCCGGGAAGGTCACGGGCGCCCGCTCGCGCGTCGAGAAGTTCAACCGCGGCTACATCAAGCACAACGGCGAACCCGCCGAGGAGATCGTCGACGAGGGCCAGGCGACGGCCGTCATGAAGCTCGGGACGATCGGCGTTACGGTCAAGATCATCCCGCCGGGCGCCGAACTGCCCGACGACTTCGAAGTCAGCGAGGACGTCGACCCCGAGGAACTCGTCCCCGAGGCCGTCGAGGCCAACGAGGCCGAAGGCGTCGAGGAACTCCTCGAAGGCGAACCCGAGGAGGCCGACGCCGAGGCCGCCGAAACCGAGGCGTCCGAACCCGAGGCCCCGTCCGACGAGGCCGAGGTCGACGAAGAGGTCGTCGAGGAAGTCATCGAAGAGGAAGTCGACGCCGACGCCGACGAGGAGTTCGAAGAGGTCGACGTCCCCGAAGGCGACGAGGACGTCGAGGAAGAACTCGACGAACTCGAGGAAGACGTCGAAGCCGAAGCCGAAGAACTCGTCGAGGAGATGGAATCCGAATCCGACGAAGGCGACGAGGAAGACGAGGGAGGTGACGCCTGA
- a CDS encoding 50S ribosomal protein L22: protein MGINYSVDADPDETAKAMLRERHMSHKHSKEVARELKGRTVGDAQDYLQDVIDQKQSVPFKSHNAGAGHRSDLEGWDAGKYPEKVSGEFLDLLENVAANADHQGFDGESMEIVHVAAHKVGESVGRKPRAMGRASSWNTPQVDVEIVVAEPDADEDDSDEGDN, encoded by the coding sequence ATGGGAATCAACTACTCAGTCGACGCGGACCCGGACGAGACCGCGAAAGCGATGCTCCGGGAGCGTCACATGAGCCACAAGCACAGCAAGGAGGTCGCCCGCGAGCTCAAGGGCCGAACCGTCGGCGACGCGCAGGACTACCTGCAGGACGTCATCGACCAGAAGCAGTCGGTGCCCTTCAAGTCGCACAACGCCGGTGCCGGCCACCGATCCGATCTCGAGGGCTGGGACGCCGGCAAGTACCCCGAGAAGGTCTCCGGCGAGTTCCTCGACCTCCTCGAGAACGTCGCGGCCAACGCCGACCACCAGGGCTTCGACGGCGAGTCGATGGAGATCGTCCACGTCGCCGCCCACAAGGTCGGCGAATCGGTCGGTCGCAAGCCCCGCGCGATGGGGCGTGCGTCCTCGTGGAACACGCCGCAGGTCGACGTCGAAATCGTCGTCGCCGAACCCGACGCAGACGAGGACGACTCCGACGAGGGTGATAACTAA
- a CDS encoding 30S ribosomal protein S19 → MSQEYRTGREGEEFTYRGHTLDELQDMELEEVAELLPARQRRSIKRGLSVEKQKLLEEARDKGEEETANAPIRTHLRDMPILPEFVGLTFEVYNGQSFERVRIEPEMVGHYLGEFQLTRTSVEHGQAGIGATRSSKFVPLK, encoded by the coding sequence ATGAGCCAGGAGTACCGAACCGGCCGCGAAGGTGAGGAGTTCACCTACCGCGGTCACACGCTCGACGAGCTGCAGGACATGGAGCTCGAGGAAGTCGCGGAACTGCTGCCCGCACGCCAGCGGCGAAGTATCAAGCGCGGACTCTCCGTCGAGAAGCAGAAGCTTCTCGAGGAGGCCCGCGACAAAGGCGAAGAAGAGACGGCGAACGCGCCGATCCGGACGCACCTGCGGGATATGCCGATCCTGCCGGAGTTCGTCGGACTGACCTTCGAGGTCTACAACGGCCAGTCCTTCGAGCGCGTCCGCATCGAACCCGAGATGGTCGGACACTACCTCGGGGAGTTCCAGCTGACCCGCACGTCCGTCGAACACGGACAGGCGGGCATCGGCGCGACTCGATCGTCGAAGTTCGTCCCACTGAAGTGA
- a CDS encoding 50S ribosomal protein L2, which produces MGRRILGQRRGRGTSTFRAPSHRYKAKLDHKNEEDDDVVRGTVVDIEHDPARSAPVAAVEFEDGDQRLILVPEGISVGEEIQVGVSAEIKPGNTLPLAEIPEGVPVCNVEANQGDGGKFARASGVNADLITHDRNAAVIQLPSGEVKRLDPQCRATIGVVAGGGRTEKPMVKAGNKHHKMKARGTKWPRVRGVAMNAVDHPFGGGGRQHPGKPKSVSRDAPPGRKVGDISSRRTGRGGNK; this is translated from the coding sequence ATGGGACGACGCATCCTCGGACAGCGACGCGGTCGCGGTACCTCCACGTTCCGCGCCCCGTCGCACCGGTACAAGGCAAAGCTCGATCACAAGAACGAGGAGGACGACGACGTCGTCCGCGGCACGGTCGTGGACATCGAACACGACCCCGCCCGCTCGGCGCCGGTCGCGGCCGTCGAGTTCGAGGACGGCGACCAGCGCCTCATCCTCGTCCCGGAAGGCATCAGCGTCGGCGAGGAGATTCAGGTCGGCGTCTCGGCGGAGATCAAGCCGGGCAACACGCTCCCGCTCGCGGAGATTCCGGAAGGGGTCCCCGTCTGTAACGTCGAGGCCAATCAGGGCGACGGCGGCAAGTTCGCTCGCGCCTCCGGCGTCAACGCAGACCTGATCACCCACGACCGCAACGCTGCGGTCATCCAGCTTCCCAGCGGCGAGGTCAAGCGCCTCGATCCGCAGTGTCGCGCCACCATCGGCGTCGTCGCCGGCGGCGGCCGCACGGAGAAGCCGATGGTCAAGGCAGGGAACAAGCACCACAAGATGAAAGCGCGCGGGACCAAGTGGCCCCGCGTCCGCGGTGTCGCGATGAACGCCGTCGACCACCCGTTCGGTGGCGGCGGCCGACAGCACCCCGGGAAACCGAAGTCCGTCTCGCGGGACGCCCCGCCGGGACGGAAGGTCGGTGACATTTCCTCGCGCCGTACCGGCCGAGGTGGGAACAAATGA
- a CDS encoding 50S ribosomal protein L23, translating into MSSIIEHPLVTEKAMNDMDFENKLQFVVNPDATKPEIRDVVEERFDVSVDNVNTQVTMKGKKKATVRLSEDDDAQEVASRIGVF; encoded by the coding sequence ATGAGTTCGATCATCGAACACCCGCTCGTGACGGAGAAGGCGATGAACGACATGGACTTCGAGAACAAGCTCCAGTTCGTCGTCAACCCCGACGCCACCAAGCCCGAGATTCGCGATGTCGTCGAGGAGCGCTTCGACGTCTCCGTCGACAACGTCAACACCCAGGTAACGATGAAAGGGAAGAAGAAAGCGACAGTTCGTCTGTCCGAGGACGACGACGCCCAAGAAGTCGCCTCGCGAATCGGGGTGTTCTGA
- the rpl4p gene encoding 50S ribosomal protein L4, translated as MEATVRDLDGADAGSVELPAVFETNYRPDLIARAVRAAQANRKQDYGADEFAGLRTPAESFGSGRGMAHVPRQDGRGRRVPQTVKGRKAHPPKAEKDWTESINTKEKKLAVRSAIAATTDDELVAERGHEFDDDAEIPVVVDDEFEDLVKTKEVVSFLEAAGLADDIERADEGRSIRSGRGKTRGRKYKTPKSILFVTSSESGPSRAARNLAGADVTTAAEVNAEDLAPGAQPGRLTVWTESALEEVADR; from the coding sequence ATGGAAGCAACAGTACGCGACCTGGACGGCGCCGACGCGGGTTCGGTCGAGCTCCCGGCGGTCTTCGAGACCAACTACCGCCCGGACCTGATCGCCCGCGCCGTGCGAGCCGCCCAGGCAAACCGGAAACAGGACTACGGTGCCGACGAGTTCGCCGGCCTCCGCACGCCGGCCGAATCGTTCGGCAGCGGCCGAGGGATGGCCCACGTCCCGCGACAGGACGGACGCGGTCGCCGCGTTCCCCAGACCGTCAAGGGACGCAAGGCCCACCCGCCGAAGGCCGAGAAGGACTGGACTGAATCGATCAACACGAAAGAGAAGAAACTGGCCGTCCGCAGCGCGATCGCCGCGACGACCGACGACGAGCTCGTCGCCGAGCGCGGCCACGAGTTCGACGACGACGCCGAAATTCCGGTCGTCGTCGACGACGAGTTCGAAGACCTCGTGAAGACGAAGGAAGTCGTTTCCTTCCTCGAGGCCGCCGGACTCGCCGACGACATCGAACGCGCCGACGAGGGCCGCAGCATCCGCTCGGGTCGGGGGAAGACCCGCGGACGCAAGTACAAGACGCCCAAGTCGATCCTGTTCGTCACCTCGAGCGAGTCCGGCCCGTCCCGCGCGGCCCGGAACCTCGCCGGAGCCGACGTGACGACCGCTGCGGAGGTCAACGCAGAGGATCTCGCGCCCGGTGCACAGCCGGGTCGACTGACCGTCTGGACCGAAAGCGCTCTCGAGGAGGTGGCCGACCGATGA
- a CDS encoding 50S ribosomal protein L3, giving the protein MPQSNAPRKGSLGFGPRKRASSEVPRFNSWPDDEGQPTLQGFAGYKAGMTHVVMVDDQSNSPTEGMEQTVPVTIVETPPMRAVALRAYEDTAYGKQPVTEVWTDEFVSELDRVLDLPGDDYDPDAAEDELRGLLEEGRVDDVRVITHTVPTEIPSVPKKKPDVMETRVGGGAVEERVDFALELLEDGGEHVMNDVFRAGEYVDASGVTKGKGTQGPVKRWGVQKRKGKHARQGWRRRIGNLGPWNPSRVRSTVPQQGQTGYHQRTELNKRLVDIGDGADATVDGGFINYGEVDGPHALIKGSLPGPEQRLVRFRPAIRPGDQPRLDPEVRYVSTASNQG; this is encoded by the coding sequence ATGCCACAATCAAACGCACCACGCAAAGGCTCACTCGGGTTCGGTCCACGGAAGCGCGCCTCCTCGGAGGTGCCGCGCTTCAACTCGTGGCCGGACGACGAAGGACAGCCGACGCTCCAGGGTTTCGCGGGCTACAAGGCCGGCATGACCCACGTCGTCATGGTCGACGACCAGTCGAATTCGCCGACCGAGGGGATGGAACAGACCGTCCCCGTGACGATCGTGGAGACGCCGCCCATGCGCGCCGTCGCCCTGCGAGCGTACGAAGATACGGCGTACGGGAAGCAGCCCGTCACCGAGGTCTGGACCGACGAGTTCGTTTCCGAACTCGATCGCGTCCTCGACCTCCCCGGTGACGACTACGATCCCGACGCCGCCGAAGACGAACTCCGCGGCCTCCTCGAGGAGGGCCGCGTCGACGACGTTCGCGTCATCACGCACACGGTTCCGACCGAGATTCCCTCGGTCCCCAAGAAGAAGCCGGACGTGATGGAGACGCGCGTCGGCGGCGGGGCCGTCGAGGAGCGCGTCGACTTCGCCCTCGAACTGCTCGAGGACGGTGGCGAGCACGTCATGAACGACGTGTTCCGCGCCGGCGAGTACGTCGACGCGAGCGGAGTCACGAAAGGGAAAGGGACTCAGGGCCCCGTCAAGCGCTGGGGCGTCCAGAAACGCAAGGGCAAGCACGCCCGGCAGGGCTGGCGCCGCCGCATCGGGAACCTCGGTCCCTGGAATCCGTCCCGCGTCCGGTCGACGGTCCCCCAACAGGGCCAGACCGGCTACCACCAGCGGACGGAACTGAACAAGCGCCTCGTCGACATCGGCGACGGTGCAGACGCGACGGTCGACGGCGGCTTCATCAACTACGGTGAAGTCGACGGGCCGCACGCGCTAATCAAGGGCTCGCTCCCCGGGCCGGAACAGCGCCTCGTGCGCTTCCGCCCGGCGATCCGACCCGGAGACCAGCCGCGCCTCGATCCCGAGGTACGCTACGTCTCCACCGCATCCAACCAGGGATAA
- a CDS encoding putative RNA uridine N3 methyltransferase, producing the protein MTVSVLVPSSLTREAEDKREATRKLGYVARAATIFRADRLVVYPDRDGETGRFDGGFVSTVLRYAATPPYLRNEAWGMRDELEYAGVLPPLRAVSQTGSESNDSGSLRQGIVTEVGPEGRVRVNCGLQHPISLNTPPDMEVDEGERVTVRISSRRPVRAKLVDEPLPGLSVEQTDLSAALSREDAGVRIAASRHGERLTVGRLETLAGRIDRDGLTVAFGAPERGLPAILGIEASDVAAAYGGDADDGNVEPTADPGPGFDLWLNTVPDQGSEVVRTEEALFATLAPLSLRE; encoded by the coding sequence ATGACCGTCAGCGTACTCGTGCCGTCGTCGCTCACCCGGGAAGCCGAGGACAAACGCGAGGCCACTCGCAAACTCGGATACGTCGCCCGCGCGGCGACGATCTTCCGGGCCGATCGCCTCGTCGTCTATCCCGATCGGGACGGCGAAACGGGGCGATTCGACGGCGGGTTCGTCAGCACCGTCCTGCGGTACGCCGCAACGCCCCCCTACCTCCGAAACGAGGCGTGGGGGATGCGGGACGAACTAGAGTACGCCGGCGTCTTGCCGCCGCTGCGCGCGGTGTCACAGACCGGCTCCGAATCGAACGATTCGGGGTCGTTAAGACAAGGGATCGTGACCGAGGTCGGACCTGAAGGGCGCGTCCGGGTCAATTGCGGACTGCAACACCCGATCTCCCTCAACACGCCTCCGGATATGGAGGTCGACGAGGGGGAGCGCGTGACCGTCAGGATCTCTTCGCGACGACCGGTCCGGGCGAAGCTCGTCGACGAACCCCTTCCGGGGCTTTCCGTCGAGCAAACGGACCTATCGGCAGCACTCAGCCGTGAGGACGCTGGCGTCCGCATCGCCGCCTCTCGACACGGTGAACGGCTCACCGTCGGGCGGCTCGAGACGCTGGCCGGACGCATCGATCGCGACGGTTTGACCGTCGCCTTCGGAGCGCCCGAGAGAGGGCTGCCGGCCATCCTCGGAATCGAGGCGTCCGACGTCGCTGCCGCATACGGCGGCGACGCGGACGACGGCAACGTCGAACCCACAGCCGATCCAGGACCAGGGTTCGACCTCTGGCTCAACACGGTTCCGGATCAGGGAAGCGAGGTCGTGCGAACGGAGGAAGCTCTGTTCGCCACCCTCGCGCCCCTCTCACTACGAGAGTGA
- a CDS encoding DUF4112 domain-containing protein, giving the protein MATGSADDIETALEEFEDDIPATIDQSALDRMHVVARVLDEGMRVPGTNFRFGLDPIVGILPGAGDTAVGVVSLYIVAEAARLGVSLSTLGRMLANIAVDVIGGSVPVLGVLFDAFWKSNKWNVVLALEDLADTERHPQTGPEPETVTIE; this is encoded by the coding sequence ATGGCAACCGGTTCGGCGGACGACATCGAGACGGCGCTCGAGGAGTTCGAGGACGATATCCCCGCTACGATAGACCAGTCGGCGCTCGACCGCATGCACGTCGTCGCTCGCGTGCTCGACGAAGGAATGCGGGTTCCCGGGACGAACTTCCGGTTCGGACTCGATCCGATCGTCGGCATCCTCCCCGGAGCCGGCGACACCGCGGTCGGGGTCGTCTCGCTGTACATCGTCGCCGAGGCCGCCCGGTTGGGGGTCTCACTCTCGACGCTCGGGCGGATGCTGGCGAACATCGCCGTCGACGTCATCGGCGGCTCCGTCCCCGTTCTGGGCGTTCTCTTCGACGCGTTCTGGAAGTCGAACAAGTGGAACGTCGTGCTGGCGCTCGAGGATCTCGCCGACACCGAGCGTCACCCGCAGACGGGGCCGGAGCCGGAGACGGTGACCATCGAGTAG
- a CDS encoding HalOD1 output domain-containing protein codes for MQTELSTTDAGDDLQYDQTNDRYVFHHDTDGTATITTTIVHALASIAETDVSQGEFSLYDSVDPDALDRLFSKKADGTERTGGHVAFTALEHEVYVYANGDVIVYPPSEAGRGRSRAGGSSS; via the coding sequence ATGCAAACTGAACTCTCAACAACTGACGCCGGCGACGACTTGCAGTACGACCAGACGAACGACCGCTACGTCTTCCACCACGACACCGACGGGACGGCGACGATCACGACGACGATCGTCCACGCGCTCGCCTCGATCGCGGAGACGGACGTCTCGCAGGGCGAGTTCTCCCTCTACGATAGCGTCGATCCCGACGCGCTCGACCGACTCTTCAGCAAGAAGGCCGACGGCACCGAGCGCACGGGCGGCCACGTCGCCTTCACCGCCCTCGAGCACGAGGTGTACGTCTACGCGAACGGCGACGTTATCGTCTACCCGCCCTCGGAAGCCGGCCGCGGTCGCAGTCGCGCTGGCGGGTCCTCGAGCTGA
- a CDS encoding MTH1187 family thiamine-binding protein: MTVIALLSVAPVIEGSMSGEVAKAVDALEDYDVEYETNPMGTVIEAESTDELFAAAQAAHEAVDADRVSTVLKIDDKRTRDESAAEKVDAVEDHLGRPARNSGDADDEDAE; this comes from the coding sequence ATGACGGTAATCGCCCTACTGAGCGTCGCACCGGTGATCGAAGGCAGCATGTCCGGCGAGGTCGCGAAGGCCGTCGACGCCCTCGAGGACTACGACGTCGAGTACGAGACCAATCCGATGGGGACGGTGATCGAAGCCGAGTCGACCGACGAACTGTTCGCGGCCGCGCAGGCGGCCCACGAGGCGGTCGACGCGGATCGCGTCAGCACCGTGCTGAAGATCGACGACAAGCGAACCCGGGATGAGTCGGCCGCGGAGAAGGTCGACGCCGTCGAGGACCACCTCGGTCGACCCGCGAGGAACAGCGGTGACGCCGACGACGAAGACGCGGAGTAA
- a CDS encoding heavy-metal-associated domain-containing protein encodes MEQTTLEVRGMSCDGCEETVTGALEALEGVSAATASREDDEVRVEHDEARVDEATIANVIADAGYEPAV; translated from the coding sequence ATGGAACAGACCACGCTCGAGGTCCGCGGGATGTCCTGCGACGGCTGCGAGGAGACGGTCACCGGCGCCCTCGAGGCGCTCGAGGGCGTGTCGGCGGCGACGGCGAGCCGCGAGGACGACGAGGTCCGCGTCGAACACGACGAAGCGAGAGTGGACGAGGCGACGATCGCGAACGTGATCGCGGACGCCGGGTACGAACCTGCGGTCTGA
- the mch gene encoding methenyltetrahydromethanopterin cyclohydrolase, with the protein MESLNRMAIELVDEALDYAEELNIGGYDLENEATVLDFGVEFDGGIEAGLLLTEIQTAGLATPSHELGEIDGVPVHTVELSTDQPALSLLCSQKAGWELTTEDFEGLGSGPARALVAQEEEFRRVGYTDAFDLTALAVETDELPPESAAEQVAELAEVEPSSVFLLAYPTASLVGSITNAARAAELATFRLTELGYEPLDIVSATGRAPVAPVAGDERTAIARTNDAIAYGGTAHLTVREDSDVFDSVASTAAEDHGRPFGEVFDDLDWEFEEVPSDLFAPAKVTIDVLGGPTYVHGETDEDLLAESFGL; encoded by the coding sequence ATGGAGAGTCTCAACCGCATGGCGATCGAGCTGGTCGACGAGGCCCTCGACTACGCCGAGGAACTCAATATCGGCGGCTACGACCTCGAGAACGAGGCGACCGTCCTCGACTTCGGGGTCGAGTTCGACGGCGGCATCGAGGCGGGGCTGTTGCTCACCGAGATTCAGACGGCCGGACTGGCGACGCCGAGCCACGAACTCGGCGAGATCGACGGCGTCCCGGTCCACACCGTGGAACTGTCGACCGACCAGCCGGCGCTGTCGCTGCTGTGCTCGCAGAAGGCCGGCTGGGAGCTGACCACCGAGGACTTCGAGGGACTGGGCAGTGGCCCGGCCCGCGCGCTGGTCGCCCAGGAGGAGGAGTTCCGCCGCGTCGGCTACACCGACGCCTTCGACCTGACGGCGCTGGCCGTCGAAACCGACGAACTCCCGCCGGAGTCGGCCGCCGAACAGGTCGCCGAACTCGCAGAGGTCGAACCCAGCAGCGTCTTCCTGCTGGCCTATCCGACCGCCAGCCTCGTCGGCAGCATCACGAACGCCGCCCGCGCGGCCGAACTCGCGACGTTCCGCCTGACCGAACTCGGTTACGAGCCGCTCGACATCGTCTCGGCGACGGGACGGGCGCCGGTCGCCCCCGTCGCGGGCGACGAGCGGACGGCCATCGCGCGCACGAACGACGCGATCGCCTACGGCGGGACGGCCCACCTCACGGTCCGCGAGGATTCGGACGTCTTCGATTCGGTCGCCTCGACGGCCGCCGAGGATCACGGCCGGCCGTTCGGCGAGGTCTTCGACGACCTCGACTGGGAGTTCGAGGAGGTCCCCTCGGACCTGTTCGCGCCCGCGAAGGTGACGATCGACGTGCTCGGCGGGCCGACCTACGTCCACGGCGAGACGGACGAGGACCTGCTCGCCGAGTCGTTCGGCCTGTAA
- a CDS encoding HAD family hydrolase, which yields MGGARADDVDVETICFELDGTLCTRIRPSADDLETDGSAGALRRRDAAEPTIEPKPRLKPALETEADRLVADETDAIRDRWTVDSVPGAEAVLETLAEEYRLGVVTNGAPELQRAKLEAAGLEDYVETVVCGGYETPAKPAPEPFDVALEELDSSPERAVHVGNSLSSDVAGARAAGIQPVWIPRTGTEIASDQFDPTPEYTLESLGELTSPPWR from the coding sequence ATGGGCGGAGCGCGAGCGGACGACGTCGACGTCGAGACGATCTGTTTCGAACTCGATGGGACGCTTTGTACCAGAATTCGACCGAGCGCGGACGATCTCGAGACCGACGGGAGTGCGGGCGCGTTGCGGCGACGAGACGCCGCCGAACCGACGATCGAACCGAAACCGAGACTCAAACCTGCTCTCGAGACGGAGGCCGATCGGCTCGTCGCCGACGAGACCGACGCGATTCGGGATCGCTGGACCGTCGACTCCGTTCCAGGTGCCGAAGCCGTACTCGAGACGCTGGCCGAGGAGTACCGGCTCGGCGTCGTAACGAACGGCGCGCCGGAACTCCAGCGGGCGAAACTCGAGGCGGCCGGCCTCGAGGACTATGTCGAGACCGTCGTCTGCGGCGGCTACGAGACGCCCGCGAAACCGGCCCCGGAGCCGTTCGACGTCGCGCTCGAGGAACTGGACTCGAGCCCGGAACGGGCGGTGCACGTCGGGAACTCGCTGTCGTCGGACGTCGCGGGCGCACGCGCCGCGGGGATTCAGCCGGTGTGGATTCCGCGGACCGGGACCGAGATCGCGTCCGATCAGTTCGATCCGACGCCGGAGTATACGCTCGAGAGCCTGGGAGAGTTGACGTCGCCGCCCTGGCGCTGA